One Anolis carolinensis isolate JA03-04 chromosome 4, rAnoCar3.1.pri, whole genome shotgun sequence DNA window includes the following coding sequences:
- the LOC134298772 gene encoding proto-oncogene Mas-like, which produces MMVTAGNVHGPANHTNCPYVQSAQDDKSIEIILTTILTLLLSLLGFLGNGIVVWLLGFRIKRNHFTTYIWNLSIADLGVVTGLLGINTYWLVARVSGTKYDDPMKTVFRTFFLVTYSTSQFLLTVISIDRCVSVCFPFWYRYHQPRHLSLAVCGVIWIFTLPLFPAHTSLYLKYDYCELWFYQVLLNIVLTTPGISISTAAMLVKVCLISPQHKRGKLLTAIWLALIFFLLFAFPMNVIQYAARYTRSENVSIYEYGYICASFNSTINPFIYFLVGRERRGQCWQKLQQILEKVFKEDEDSRETGTSGSNTMEMVP; this is translated from the coding sequence atgatgGTAACTGCTGGGAATGTGCATGGCCCTGCAAACCATACTAATTGTCCCTATGTTCAATCAGCTCAAGATGATAAAAGTATAGAAATTATTCTGACAACTATTCttactcttcttctctcccttctgggatttttgggaaatgGAATTGTGGTCTGGCTCCTTGGCTTTCGCATTAAGAGGAATCACTTCACCACCTACATCTGGAATCTCTCCATTGCTGATCTGGGTGTGGTCACTGGTCTACTGGGAATTAATACATATTGGCTTGTAGCTCGAGTGTCTGGCACCAAATATGATGATCCGATGAAGACAGTGTTTCGTACTTTCTTCCTAGTTACATACAGCACGAGTCAATTTCTACTGACAGTCATCAGCATTGATaggtgtgtgtctgtctgttttCCATTTTGGTATCGATACCACCAGCCACGACATTTGTCCCTCGCTGTATGTGGTGTAATCTGGATTTTCACCTTGCCACTGTTTCCTGCTCACACCAGTCTCTATCTGAAATATGACTATTGTGAACTATGGTTCTATCAAGTTTTGCTGAATATTGTGCTTACTACTCCAGGCATATCGATATCTACTGCTGCCATGTTAGTTAAAGTATGCTTGATATCTCCACAGCACAAGCGGGGAAAGCTTTTAACTGCCATTTGGCTTGCTcttattttcttcctcctctttgcttTTCCAATGAATGTCATTCAATATGCTGCTCGGTATACTAGATCTGAAAATGTTTCCATTTATGAATATGGCTACATATGTGCATCTTTCAACAGTACCATTAACCCATTCATCTATTTCCTAgtagggagagaaagaaggggtCAATGTTGGCAGAAATTACAGCAAATATTAGAGAAAGTCTTCAAGGAGGATGAAGACAGTAGAGAAACTGGAACTTCAGGTTCTAATACAATGGAGATGGTACCATAA